A stretch of the Gracilinanus agilis isolate LMUSP501 chromosome 4, AgileGrace, whole genome shotgun sequence genome encodes the following:
- the PPP1R10 gene encoding serine/threonine-protein phosphatase 1 regulatory subunit 10 isoform X1: MGSGPIDPKELLKGLDSFLGRDGEVKSAEGIAKIFSLMKEARKMVSRCTYLNILLQTRSPDVLAKFIRVGGYKLLNNWLTYSKTTNNIPLLQQILLTLQHLPLTVDHLKQNNTAKLVKQLSKSSEDEELRKLASVLVSDWMAVIRSQSSTQPTEKDKKKRKEEGKGRTTPLERPLPEVKAETRTEEAPEKKKEKPKSLRTTAPSHAKFRSTGLELETPSLVPVKKNASTVVVSDKYNLKPIPLKRQSSSAAPGDVAPPAEKKYKPLNTTPNTTKEIKVKIIPPQPMEGLGFLDALNSAPVPGIKIKKKKKVLSPTATKPSPFEGKQSTEPNTAKPSSPEPAAPAEAMDIERPGTPVPPVEIPELMDTASLDTGVLDAKPVESPGDPSQLTRKGRKRKTVTWPEEGKLREYFYFELDETERVNVNKIKDFGEAAKREILSDRHAFETARRLSNDNMEEKVAWVCPRPLALPSPLVSPGGNSQERYVQAERVKGILQELFLSKESVPDSPHEPDPESYEPVPPKLIPLDEECSLDETPYSEALETGGPGGSPDGSGSSKLPPVLANLMGSMGAGKSPQGPGGGGINVQEILTSIMGSPNSHPSEELLKQPDYSDKIKQLLVPHGILGPAPMANGFPPGGPGGPSGPKGMQHFPPGPGGPMPGPHGGPGGPGGPVGPRLLGPPPPPRGGDPFWDGPGDPMRGGPMRGGPGPGPGPYHRGRGGRGGNEPPPFRGGRGGRSGGGPPNGRGGPGGGMGGGGGHRPHDGPGHGGPHGHRPHDGPGHRGHDHRGPPPHEHRGHDGPGHGGHRGHDPHGHGGDMSSRPVCRHFMMKGSCRYENNCAFYHPGVNGPPLP, from the exons ATGGGCTCGGGCCCCATTGACCCTAAAGAACTCCTTAAAGGCCTAGACAGCTTCCTTGGTCGAGATGGAGAAGTCAAAAGTGCAGAAGGAATAGCCAAGATCTTTAG CTTGATGAAGGAAGCTCGAAAGATGGTGAGCCGTTGTACCTACCTAAACATTCTCTTGCAGACCCGTTCACCAGATGTACTGGCCAA GTTTATCCGAGTTGGTGGCTACAAGCTCCTTAATAATTGGCTGACTTACTCAAAGACAACCAACAACATACCTCTCTTGCAGCAAATTCTACTCACCCTTCAGCACCTACCCCTTACTGTGGACCATCTCAAGCAG AACAACACAGCCAAACTTGTAAAGCAGCTGAGCAAGTCAAGTGAGGATGAAG AACTCCGGAAATTAGCTTCAGTTCTTGTCAGTGACTGGATGGCTGTCATCCGCTCTCAGAGTAGCACCCAGCCTACTG aaaaagacaagaagaaaaggaaggaagaggggaaaggacgCACTACTCCTCTTGAAAGACCCTTGCCTGAAGTGAAGGCAGAAACAAGAACCGAAGAGGCaccagagaagaagaaggagaagccTAAATCTTTGCGAACCACAGCTCCTAGCCATGCCAAGTTCCGTTCTACTG GCTTGGAGCTGGAGACACCATCCCTGGTGCCTGTGAAGAAGAATGCCAGTACTGTAGTTGTTTCTGACAAATACAACCTTAAGCCCATCCCCCTCAAGCGGCAGAG CTCTTCAGCTGCACCTGGTGATGTGGCTCCTCCAGCTGAAAAGAAATACAAACCACTTAATACAACACCCAACACCACCAAAGAGATTAAAGTGAAGATTATACCCCCACAGC CTATGGAGGGCCTGGGTTTCCTAGATGCCCTCAACTCGGCACCTGTTCCAGGcatcaaaatcaagaaaaagaaaaaggttttgtCACCCACAGCTACTAAG CCAAGTCCCTTTGAGGGGAAACAAAGCACAGAGCCGAACACAGCCAAACCTTCTTCACCAGAGCCAGCGGCCCCTGCTGAGGCCATGGACATAGAGCGGCCTGGAACCCCTGTCCCTCCCGTTGAAATTCCAGAGCTTATGGACACAG ccTCCTTGGACACAGGAGTGCTGGATGCAAAACCAGTGGAGAGCCCTGGGGATCCAAGCCAGTTGACAAGGAAGGGCCGGAAGAGAAAGACTGTGACATGGCCTGAAGAAGGTAAACTGAGAGAATACTTTTACTTTGAACTGGATGAGACTGAGCGAG ttaatgtGAACAAGATCAAGGACTTTGGTGAAGCAGCCAAGAGAGAGATATTGTCGGACCGTCATGCTTTTGAGACAGCTCGGCGTCTAAGCAATGACAATATGGAAGAGAAGGTGGCATGGGTATGCCCCCGGCCCTTGGCCTTACCTTCGCCCCTTGTTTCCCCGGGTGGCAATAGCCAAGAGCGCTATGTCCAGGCTGAACGTGTGAAAGGAATCCTACAGGAACTCTTCTTATCCAAGGAGAG TGTCCCTGACAGTCCTCATGAGCCTGACCCCGAGTCATATGAACCTGTTCCTCCAAAACTCATTCCTTTGGATGAG GAATGTTCCCTGGATGAGACCCCATATTCTGAGGCATTAGAGACTGGTGGACCAGGTGGTTCCCCTGATGGGTCAGGTAGCTCCAAGCTGCCTCCAGTCCTGGCCAACCTTATGGGAAGTATGGGTGCTGGAAAGAGTCCCCAGGGTCCAGGAGGTGGTGGCATCAATGTCCAGGAGATCCTTACTTCCATAATG GGAAGCCCCAATAGTCACCCTTCAGAGGAGCTGCTGAAACAACCAGACTACTCGGATAAGATCAAGCAGTTGCTGG TGCCCCATGGGATTTTGGGACCTGCCCCAATGGCTAATGGTTTTCCACCTGGAGGTCCAGGAGGCCCCAGTGGCCCCAAAGGCATGCAACATTTTCCCCCTGGCCCTGGAGGCCCTATGCCAG GTCCCCATGGAGGTCCTGGTGGGCCTGGTGGTCCAGTGGGTCCACGACTTTTGGGCCCACCCCCTCCTCCTCGTGGGGGTGACCCCTTCTGGGATGGTCCAGGAGATCCCATGCGAGGTGGTCCAATGCGAGGAGGGCCAGGACCTGGTCCTGGGCCATACCATAGAGGCCGAGGGGGTCGAGGCGGAAATGAACCTCCTCCATTTCGAGGAGGCCGGGGAGGCCGCTCTGGGGGAGGACCTCCCAATGGACGAGGTGGCCCTGGTGGAGGAATGGGTGGAGGTGGTGGCCACCGTCCTCATGATGGCCCTGGTCATGGTGGACCCCATGGTCATCGTCCTCATGATGGCCCTGGCCATCGAGGCCATGACCACCGAGGCCCACCCCCCCATGAGCATCGTGGCCATGATGGGCCTGGTCATGGAGGCCACAGAGGACATGACCCCCATGGCCATGGAGGAG ATATGTCAAGCCGCCCTGTATGCCGACACTTCATGATGAAGGGCAGCTGCCGCTACGAGAACAACTGTGCCTTCTACCACCCGGGTGTCAATGGGCCACCCTTGCCCTAG
- the PPP1R10 gene encoding serine/threonine-protein phosphatase 1 regulatory subunit 10 isoform X2, producing MGSGPIDPKELLKGLDSFLGRDGEVKSAEGIAKIFSLMKEARKMVSRCTYLNILLQTRSPDVLAKFIRVGGYKLLNNWLTYSKTTNNIPLLQQILLTLQHLPLTVDHLKQNNTAKLVKQLSKSSEDEELRKLASVLVSDWMAVIRSQSSTQPTEKDKKKRKEEGKGRTTPLERPLPEVKAETRTEEAPEKKKEKPKSLRTTAPSHAKFRSTGLELETPSLVPVKKNASTVVVSDKYNLKPIPLKRQSSSAAPGDVAPPAEKKYKPLNTTPNTTKEIKVKIIPPQPMEGLGFLDALNSAPVPGIKIKKKKKVLSPTATKPSPFEGKQSTEPNTAKPSSPEPAAPAEAMDIERPGTPVPPVEIPELMDTASLDTGVLDAKPVESPGDPSQLTRKGRKRKTVTWPEEGKLREYFYFELDETERVNVNKIKDFGEAAKREILSDRHAFETARRLSNDNMEEKVAWVCPRPLALPSPLVSPGGNSQERYVQAERVKGILQELFLSKESPHEPDPESYEPVPPKLIPLDEECSLDETPYSEALETGGPGGSPDGSGSSKLPPVLANLMGSMGAGKSPQGPGGGGINVQEILTSIMGSPNSHPSEELLKQPDYSDKIKQLLVPHGILGPAPMANGFPPGGPGGPSGPKGMQHFPPGPGGPMPGPHGGPGGPGGPVGPRLLGPPPPPRGGDPFWDGPGDPMRGGPMRGGPGPGPGPYHRGRGGRGGNEPPPFRGGRGGRSGGGPPNGRGGPGGGMGGGGGHRPHDGPGHGGPHGHRPHDGPGHRGHDHRGPPPHEHRGHDGPGHGGHRGHDPHGHGGDMSSRPVCRHFMMKGSCRYENNCAFYHPGVNGPPLP from the exons ATGGGCTCGGGCCCCATTGACCCTAAAGAACTCCTTAAAGGCCTAGACAGCTTCCTTGGTCGAGATGGAGAAGTCAAAAGTGCAGAAGGAATAGCCAAGATCTTTAG CTTGATGAAGGAAGCTCGAAAGATGGTGAGCCGTTGTACCTACCTAAACATTCTCTTGCAGACCCGTTCACCAGATGTACTGGCCAA GTTTATCCGAGTTGGTGGCTACAAGCTCCTTAATAATTGGCTGACTTACTCAAAGACAACCAACAACATACCTCTCTTGCAGCAAATTCTACTCACCCTTCAGCACCTACCCCTTACTGTGGACCATCTCAAGCAG AACAACACAGCCAAACTTGTAAAGCAGCTGAGCAAGTCAAGTGAGGATGAAG AACTCCGGAAATTAGCTTCAGTTCTTGTCAGTGACTGGATGGCTGTCATCCGCTCTCAGAGTAGCACCCAGCCTACTG aaaaagacaagaagaaaaggaaggaagaggggaaaggacgCACTACTCCTCTTGAAAGACCCTTGCCTGAAGTGAAGGCAGAAACAAGAACCGAAGAGGCaccagagaagaagaaggagaagccTAAATCTTTGCGAACCACAGCTCCTAGCCATGCCAAGTTCCGTTCTACTG GCTTGGAGCTGGAGACACCATCCCTGGTGCCTGTGAAGAAGAATGCCAGTACTGTAGTTGTTTCTGACAAATACAACCTTAAGCCCATCCCCCTCAAGCGGCAGAG CTCTTCAGCTGCACCTGGTGATGTGGCTCCTCCAGCTGAAAAGAAATACAAACCACTTAATACAACACCCAACACCACCAAAGAGATTAAAGTGAAGATTATACCCCCACAGC CTATGGAGGGCCTGGGTTTCCTAGATGCCCTCAACTCGGCACCTGTTCCAGGcatcaaaatcaagaaaaagaaaaaggttttgtCACCCACAGCTACTAAG CCAAGTCCCTTTGAGGGGAAACAAAGCACAGAGCCGAACACAGCCAAACCTTCTTCACCAGAGCCAGCGGCCCCTGCTGAGGCCATGGACATAGAGCGGCCTGGAACCCCTGTCCCTCCCGTTGAAATTCCAGAGCTTATGGACACAG ccTCCTTGGACACAGGAGTGCTGGATGCAAAACCAGTGGAGAGCCCTGGGGATCCAAGCCAGTTGACAAGGAAGGGCCGGAAGAGAAAGACTGTGACATGGCCTGAAGAAGGTAAACTGAGAGAATACTTTTACTTTGAACTGGATGAGACTGAGCGAG ttaatgtGAACAAGATCAAGGACTTTGGTGAAGCAGCCAAGAGAGAGATATTGTCGGACCGTCATGCTTTTGAGACAGCTCGGCGTCTAAGCAATGACAATATGGAAGAGAAGGTGGCATGGGTATGCCCCCGGCCCTTGGCCTTACCTTCGCCCCTTGTTTCCCCGGGTGGCAATAGCCAAGAGCGCTATGTCCAGGCTGAACGTGTGAAAGGAATCCTACAGGAACTCTTCTTATCCAAGGAGAG TCCTCATGAGCCTGACCCCGAGTCATATGAACCTGTTCCTCCAAAACTCATTCCTTTGGATGAG GAATGTTCCCTGGATGAGACCCCATATTCTGAGGCATTAGAGACTGGTGGACCAGGTGGTTCCCCTGATGGGTCAGGTAGCTCCAAGCTGCCTCCAGTCCTGGCCAACCTTATGGGAAGTATGGGTGCTGGAAAGAGTCCCCAGGGTCCAGGAGGTGGTGGCATCAATGTCCAGGAGATCCTTACTTCCATAATG GGAAGCCCCAATAGTCACCCTTCAGAGGAGCTGCTGAAACAACCAGACTACTCGGATAAGATCAAGCAGTTGCTGG TGCCCCATGGGATTTTGGGACCTGCCCCAATGGCTAATGGTTTTCCACCTGGAGGTCCAGGAGGCCCCAGTGGCCCCAAAGGCATGCAACATTTTCCCCCTGGCCCTGGAGGCCCTATGCCAG GTCCCCATGGAGGTCCTGGTGGGCCTGGTGGTCCAGTGGGTCCACGACTTTTGGGCCCACCCCCTCCTCCTCGTGGGGGTGACCCCTTCTGGGATGGTCCAGGAGATCCCATGCGAGGTGGTCCAATGCGAGGAGGGCCAGGACCTGGTCCTGGGCCATACCATAGAGGCCGAGGGGGTCGAGGCGGAAATGAACCTCCTCCATTTCGAGGAGGCCGGGGAGGCCGCTCTGGGGGAGGACCTCCCAATGGACGAGGTGGCCCTGGTGGAGGAATGGGTGGAGGTGGTGGCCACCGTCCTCATGATGGCCCTGGTCATGGTGGACCCCATGGTCATCGTCCTCATGATGGCCCTGGCCATCGAGGCCATGACCACCGAGGCCCACCCCCCCATGAGCATCGTGGCCATGATGGGCCTGGTCATGGAGGCCACAGAGGACATGACCCCCATGGCCATGGAGGAG ATATGTCAAGCCGCCCTGTATGCCGACACTTCATGATGAAGGGCAGCTGCCGCTACGAGAACAACTGTGCCTTCTACCACCCGGGTGTCAATGGGCCACCCTTGCCCTAG